One window of Phycisphaeraceae bacterium genomic DNA carries:
- a CDS encoding prepilin-type N-terminal cleavage/methylation domain-containing protein: protein MQPRTPANERVRCCPIRRLLGDKAFTLIELLIVIAVIAILISIMAPSLSRARMLAKQTREMNAARQLMVGFTCYAGDNKNSVLVGFPSEAMVSGAMVVNDDRGNRVFGPTAQRYPWRIASYFGTGFCALYDNQKLLTDLRNAEGQYESMGVHYPYIVSLYPSLGMNIAFVGGSDKHGANDKTFQKLYGRLYVEKIDEAVRPSRLLTFVSARGDDQPALPGIGRLDGFFYVAPPYWNVRKWAQAYKENPASPETVEANSGNVALRYGGKAVSVAFDSHAEMLGWTELNDMTRWSNKATSADWVLTK from the coding sequence ATGCAACCCCGAACTCCTGCAAATGAACGCGTCCGATGCTGCCCGATCCGGCGATTGCTCGGGGACAAGGCGTTCACGCTCATCGAACTCCTCATCGTGATCGCGGTCATCGCGATTCTGATTTCGATCATGGCGCCGTCGCTTTCGCGGGCGCGGATGCTCGCGAAACAGACGCGGGAAATGAACGCCGCGCGGCAACTGATGGTTGGATTCACTTGCTATGCGGGGGACAACAAGAACTCGGTCCTGGTCGGGTTTCCGAGCGAGGCGATGGTGAGCGGGGCGATGGTCGTAAACGACGATCGCGGGAACCGGGTGTTCGGGCCGACGGCGCAGCGGTATCCGTGGCGGATCGCTTCGTATTTCGGTACCGGATTCTGTGCGCTCTACGACAACCAGAAGTTGCTCACGGATCTGCGGAACGCCGAGGGCCAGTACGAGAGCATGGGTGTGCACTATCCGTACATCGTGAGCCTCTATCCATCGCTGGGGATGAACATCGCGTTCGTGGGTGGAAGCGACAAGCACGGTGCGAACGACAAGACCTTTCAAAAGCTCTACGGACGCCTGTACGTCGAGAAGATCGATGAGGCGGTTCGGCCCAGCAGGTTGCTGACGTTCGTATCCGCGCGCGGCGATGACCAGCCCGCGCTGCCGGGGATCGGGCGTCTCGACGGGTTTTTCTACGTCGCGCCTCCGTACTGGAACGTTCGCAAGTGGGCACAGGCGTACAAGGAAAACCCGGCCTCGCCTGAGACGGTTGAAGCCAACTCGGGCAATGTTGCACTTCGGTACGGCGGGAAAGCCGTGAGTGTCGCGTTCGATTCTCACGCCGAGATGCTCGGTTGGACGGAGCTGAACGACATGACGCGCTGGTCGAACAAGGCGACGAGCGCGGATTGGGTGCTCACGAAGTAG
- the flhF gene encoding flagellar biosynthesis protein FlhF encodes MASMQLKTFRGNSMADALAEVKRELGSEAVILHARTIRVGGVVGFGAKNQYEITASASAPKADFKQSRIAPMRQPAQPAAQVDRTFEPAEFTNPTAATVARIESVAARPDPEAEAPVVHVPVARYAARSNPVRLATRAELKPSSESAARSVDEELASIKRLVTQLLQEQRLTAARGTHMVMAPGMPDALSKALVTLTDRQVSASLASDLIGEVRDTLDPSELLDDDIVRTTLLARLSARLRITGGLTPPPSRQSGASTLIIGVVGPTGVGKTTTIAKIAATYKLRHNRRVGLITCDTYRIAAVDQLRTYANIIGLPLKVALTPMEVSSARAQMADCDVLLVDTPGRAPSDQKRLDELRRFIEAAQTSETHLALAACASESVMRSAARAFGQLEPDRVLLTKIDETDTLGPAFNVLTELNLPLACVTTGQEVPDDMEGASAERFARWVLEHPVTASVAAAS; translated from the coding sequence ATGGCATCGATGCAGCTCAAGACGTTCCGCGGTAATTCGATGGCCGATGCCCTTGCCGAGGTGAAACGGGAACTCGGCTCCGAAGCGGTGATCCTCCACGCCCGAACAATCCGCGTGGGCGGTGTCGTGGGTTTTGGCGCCAAGAACCAGTACGAAATTACCGCCTCAGCGAGCGCTCCGAAGGCCGACTTCAAGCAATCTCGGATCGCTCCGATGCGGCAGCCAGCGCAACCCGCCGCCCAAGTCGATCGCACCTTCGAGCCGGCGGAGTTCACCAACCCAACCGCTGCCACAGTCGCCCGGATCGAATCCGTCGCGGCCCGTCCAGACCCGGAAGCAGAAGCCCCGGTCGTTCACGTCCCCGTTGCCCGCTACGCGGCTCGCTCGAACCCCGTGCGGTTGGCCACACGGGCGGAGCTCAAGCCTTCTTCGGAGTCGGCTGCTCGCTCGGTGGACGAAGAACTCGCTTCGATCAAGCGACTGGTGACGCAACTGCTGCAAGAGCAGCGGCTGACCGCCGCACGCGGAACACACATGGTGATGGCCCCGGGAATGCCCGATGCCCTTTCGAAGGCTTTGGTGACGCTCACCGATCGGCAGGTCTCGGCGTCGCTTGCTTCCGATCTCATTGGCGAAGTGCGCGACACGCTCGATCCGTCTGAACTCCTGGACGATGACATCGTTCGGACCACGCTTCTCGCTCGTCTCTCGGCACGTCTTCGCATTACCGGTGGGCTGACTCCTCCTCCATCCCGGCAGTCGGGGGCGAGCACGCTCATCATCGGAGTCGTGGGCCCGACGGGCGTCGGGAAGACGACGACGATCGCCAAGATTGCCGCCACATACAAACTTCGCCACAACCGGCGGGTCGGGCTCATCACCTGCGATACGTATCGCATCGCCGCCGTCGATCAACTGCGGACGTACGCGAACATCATCGGTTTGCCCTTGAAAGTGGCGCTCACCCCGATGGAGGTGAGTTCCGCTCGCGCTCAAATGGCGGACTGCGATGTACTGCTTGTTGATACCCCCGGACGCGCTCCGTCTGACCAGAAGCGGCTCGACGAGCTGCGACGATTCATCGAGGCCGCGCAGACTTCCGAAACGCATTTGGCGCTTGCCGCGTGTGCGTCGGAAAGTGTGATGCGATCCGCGGCCCGCGCCTTCGGCCAGCTCGAGCCTGACCGCGTGCTGCTGACCAAGATCGACGAGACCGACACGCTGGGTCCTGCCTTTAACGTGCTGACAGAACTGAACTTGCCGCTAGCCTGTGTGACAACCGGCCAGGAAGTTCCCGACGATATGGAAGGCGCGAGCGCCGAACGGTTCGCCCGCTGGGTGCTTGAGCACCCGGTCACTGCATCCGTGGCGGCTGCATCATGA
- a CDS encoding FliA/WhiG family RNA polymerase sigma factor encodes MSALKSSVRGGLRGRFVVRHAEPSNLPTPFDKLPINDVWKKYKKDPNEAIRNFLMERFLHLVRFNAERIHARLPDEVDVEDLMSAGLFGLMDAIDSFDLDRKVKFETFSANRIRGAILDELRSMDWVPRLVRHRTAKFDQARQQIEMELGRPATDHEVGARLGIQGEEFDKVKRDSSAVGTRSLNQRAFQSDGGRDVREIDVVKDDSQINPLGDLQRRDLKELITKGLSRAERLIVILYYYEGMTMKEIGATLDLSESRVSQMHSSILARLKAQLQHRLKEIEEE; translated from the coding sequence ATGTCTGCATTGAAATCCTCCGTCCGGGGCGGTCTGCGTGGACGATTCGTCGTCCGTCACGCGGAACCATCAAACCTGCCGACGCCGTTCGATAAGTTGCCGATCAACGACGTCTGGAAAAAGTACAAGAAGGATCCGAACGAGGCCATCCGGAATTTCCTGATGGAGCGGTTTCTCCATCTTGTGCGCTTCAACGCGGAACGCATCCATGCGCGTCTGCCGGACGAAGTTGATGTCGAAGATTTGATGTCCGCCGGGCTGTTCGGCCTCATGGATGCCATCGACTCTTTCGATCTCGATCGCAAGGTGAAGTTCGAGACCTTCAGCGCCAACCGCATTCGCGGTGCCATTCTCGACGAGCTGCGTTCGATGGACTGGGTGCCCCGTCTGGTGCGTCACCGCACGGCGAAGTTTGATCAGGCCCGCCAGCAGATCGAGATGGAACTCGGACGCCCAGCGACCGACCACGAAGTCGGGGCTCGTCTCGGAATACAGGGCGAAGAGTTCGACAAGGTGAAGCGCGACAGCAGCGCTGTCGGCACGCGTTCGCTGAATCAGCGGGCCTTTCAGTCGGACGGCGGGCGGGATGTCCGCGAAATCGATGTCGTCAAGGATGATTCGCAGATCAACCCGCTCGGCGATCTGCAGCGGCGCGATCTGAAGGAACTCATCACCAAGGGCCTGAGCCGCGCCGAGCGTTTGATCGTCATTCTGTACTACTACGAAGGAATGACGATGAAGGAAATCGGCGCGACGCTCGACCTTTCCGAGTCACGCGTCAGCCAGATGCACAGCTCGATTCTCGCTCGCCTCAAGGCGCAGCTGCAGCACCGCCTCAAGGAAATTGAGGAAGAATAA
- a CDS encoding N-acetylmuramoyl-L-alanine amidase has product MSHDIDPRNSELPDIAGALARRELLAGGLVAGAALVLAGCQTGPQASAPSDLPSPVWPDERNPTFSALPPTPVRNAPAPTPAPSSASYGLPPNVMPRSAWTNAGVIRSLANPMNGVNRITVHHDAIPSQNIASQRDSINRLNSVRQSHLREGWADIGYHYVIDPSGRVWEARPLGYQGAHVKDQNEHNIGVMCMGNFDVQRPTPQQTAALDAFVASLMQRHRIPNSRVYTHQELGKTACPGRNLQRYMLATRSPGGRIASTYV; this is encoded by the coding sequence ATGAGTCACGATATCGACCCGCGCAACAGCGAACTGCCGGATATCGCCGGCGCTCTCGCACGACGCGAATTGCTCGCTGGCGGGCTGGTTGCGGGCGCGGCACTCGTTCTCGCGGGCTGTCAAACGGGTCCGCAGGCGAGCGCACCGAGTGACCTGCCCAGCCCTGTCTGGCCGGACGAGCGCAACCCCACATTCTCGGCACTTCCACCCACCCCGGTGCGTAACGCTCCCGCCCCGACTCCGGCGCCATCCTCCGCCAGTTACGGCTTGCCCCCGAACGTGATGCCGCGCTCGGCGTGGACCAACGCCGGAGTGATCCGATCACTCGCCAACCCGATGAACGGAGTCAACAGGATCACGGTTCACCACGACGCGATCCCTTCGCAGAACATCGCTTCGCAGCGCGACTCGATCAACCGGCTGAATTCGGTTCGGCAGAGCCACCTGCGCGAGGGCTGGGCCGACATCGGCTACCACTACGTCATCGACCCGTCCGGCCGCGTCTGGGAAGCGCGTCCGCTCGGGTATCAGGGCGCCCACGTCAAAGACCAGAACGAGCACAACATCGGCGTCATGTGCATGGGCAATTTTGATGTGCAGCGCCCGACGCCCCAGCAGACCGCGGCACTCGACGCCTTTGTCGCTTCACTCATGCAGCGACATCGGATTCCGAATTCCCGCGTCTACACACACCAAGAACTCGGAAAAACCGCTTGTCCGGGTCGCAACCTGCAACGCTACATGCTTGCAACACGCAGCCCCGGCGGACGCATCGCTTCCACGTACGTCTGA
- a CDS encoding AAA family ATPase, with product MTAFEVPVLVSPEAGDQASRLRELFRDGLPPVSVASWSAPVIAVTSGKGGVGKTNVSVNLATLLAERHRLTLVDADLGMANADILCGVTPARRLQHALPMSDGSVHGRTGAHPSAGANLASICLQSPLGFSLVPGSVGVARMADLQSAEQRQLLRGLAAVEARSDLVLLDTGAGISPGVLGFLGVSDLVLVVATPEPTSIADAYALIKCFAHRAEESPPCERPGRSPTRVALVINQCRNRREAESVYRRLVGACERFLGMHVPLAGVIEKDGRLVDSVMARTPVVRFAPESSASIGLRSLAMVIESEWLSTAKELTLGKAGRGNAGRFDALRRMWRIRGH from the coding sequence ATGACGGCGTTCGAGGTTCCAGTTCTGGTGTCGCCGGAAGCGGGCGACCAGGCCTCGCGCCTCCGCGAGCTCTTTCGTGACGGATTGCCTCCGGTCTCCGTCGCTTCGTGGTCGGCGCCGGTCATCGCCGTGACTTCAGGAAAGGGAGGAGTCGGCAAGACCAACGTTTCCGTCAACCTTGCGACCTTGCTGGCAGAGCGGCATCGACTCACCCTCGTCGACGCCGACTTGGGGATGGCCAATGCCGACATCTTGTGCGGGGTGACTCCAGCCAGGAGGCTTCAGCACGCTCTTCCGATGTCGGATGGCTCCGTGCACGGCCGGACCGGCGCTCATCCTTCCGCGGGCGCCAACTTGGCATCGATTTGCCTGCAAAGCCCACTTGGCTTCTCTCTGGTCCCCGGCTCGGTCGGCGTGGCGAGAATGGCGGATCTGCAATCGGCGGAGCAGCGGCAGCTTCTTCGCGGACTGGCAGCGGTCGAGGCACGTAGTGACCTCGTACTTTTGGACACCGGGGCCGGGATTTCGCCGGGCGTCCTTGGATTTCTCGGCGTTTCGGACCTTGTACTCGTCGTTGCGACCCCCGAGCCGACATCCATCGCCGATGCGTATGCACTGATCAAGTGTTTTGCGCATCGGGCTGAAGAGTCGCCGCCCTGTGAGCGCCCCGGGCGGAGTCCGACGCGGGTTGCGCTCGTGATTAATCAATGCCGAAACCGCCGGGAGGCTGAATCTGTTTATCGAAGGTTGGTCGGAGCCTGCGAACGCTTTCTCGGAATGCACGTGCCGCTGGCCGGCGTCATCGAGAAAGATGGTCGGCTTGTGGACTCCGTCATGGCGCGAACGCCGGTGGTTCGGTTTGCGCCGGAGAGCTCGGCCTCTATCGGATTGCGCTCGTTGGCAATGGTGATCGAATCCGAGTGGCTTTCGACGGCGAAGGAGCTCACTCTCGGAAAAGCCGGACGAGGAAACGCAGGCAGATTCGATGCTCTGCGCCGAATGTGGCGGATCCGTGGTCATTGA
- a CDS encoding polyprenyl synthetase family protein, protein MQQIMHSIGSGGSELTEVVSAFLTRVGAIFDAQLESDLAPVAVLVKHVEAYRGKMLRPTLVGLCGLATRPNAELTREHAVVGAVCEMVHMATLVHDDVLDDAETRRKGLTVNRLRGNEPAVILGDLLIASAYHLCSQLQDQRAALAVGHASMVMCTGELLQLHHRDDFALDEKTYFEIVGRKTAALIATACELGAARSGGDQASCARLAGYGRKLGVAFQIQDDVLDLTGEEEVVGKTLGKDLEKGKLTLPLIHHLASVSGKERGKSLLLLEEACEGHEKSADAAATLRSAVVDTGSLDYARSVALRLVSEAKAEIAPIEQSAAKAGLLAAADAVVNRSL, encoded by the coding sequence ATGCAGCAGATCATGCACAGCATCGGTTCGGGCGGCTCCGAATTGACGGAGGTTGTAAGCGCATTTTTGACGCGCGTCGGCGCGATCTTCGATGCGCAGCTCGAATCGGATCTCGCGCCGGTCGCCGTGCTCGTGAAGCATGTCGAGGCGTATCGCGGCAAGATGCTCCGCCCGACCCTGGTCGGATTGTGCGGGTTGGCGACGCGACCGAATGCGGAATTGACGCGCGAACACGCCGTGGTCGGCGCGGTGTGCGAGATGGTCCACATGGCGACGCTCGTGCATGACGATGTGCTCGACGATGCGGAAACCCGGCGCAAGGGTTTGACCGTCAATCGGCTGCGCGGCAACGAGCCGGCCGTCATCCTGGGCGATCTGCTCATCGCGTCTGCGTATCACCTTTGTTCGCAATTGCAGGATCAGCGGGCCGCCCTCGCGGTCGGCCACGCGAGCATGGTCATGTGCACCGGCGAGTTGCTCCAGCTTCACCATCGAGACGACTTCGCGCTCGACGAGAAGACGTACTTTGAGATCGTCGGGCGCAAGACCGCGGCGCTCATTGCGACGGCCTGCGAACTCGGGGCGGCCCGGAGCGGCGGGGATCAGGCTTCGTGCGCGCGGCTCGCGGGTTACGGACGCAAACTCGGGGTCGCGTTCCAGATTCAGGACGATGTGCTCGATCTCACCGGCGAAGAGGAAGTGGTGGGGAAGACCCTCGGGAAAGACCTCGAGAAAGGCAAACTCACGCTGCCCTTGATTCACCACCTCGCGAGTGTTTCCGGCAAGGAGCGGGGAAAGTCGCTCCTGCTTCTCGAAGAGGCGTGCGAGGGGCACGAGAAATCCGCGGATGCCGCGGCAACATTGCGCAGCGCCGTCGTGGATACGGGATCGCTCGACTACGCGCGGTCGGTCGCGCTCCGGCTTGTGAGCGAAGCAAAGGCCGAGATTGCTCCGATCGAGCAGTCAGCGGCAAAGGCCGGCTTGCTCGCCGCGGCGGATGCCGTTGTGAACCGAAGTCTCTGA
- the folK gene encoding 2-amino-4-hydroxy-6-hydroxymethyldihydropteridine diphosphokinase: protein MTQPPLNHACIALGSSIEPRAEHLRAAIEALDGALGPHGRVVAVSRWHETEAVVPPGQAPGAPYLNGACVIETEVSARQLLNACLEIERSRGRDRRVEGRWGARTLDLDLLLLNDEVIRDEGLEVPHPRMLERLFVLVPLAEVAPGWLVPGTDKTIAQHLDALRRSMNS, encoded by the coding sequence GTGACGCAGCCCCCGTTGAACCACGCCTGCATCGCACTCGGCTCGAGCATCGAACCTCGGGCGGAGCACCTGCGCGCCGCGATCGAGGCACTCGATGGCGCTCTCGGTCCGCACGGTCGCGTTGTTGCGGTCAGCCGCTGGCACGAAACCGAGGCGGTCGTCCCGCCCGGCCAAGCGCCGGGCGCGCCGTATCTCAACGGCGCATGCGTGATTGAAACAGAAGTCTCGGCGCGGCAACTCCTGAATGCGTGTCTCGAGATCGAGCGTTCACGCGGGCGAGATCGCCGGGTGGAAGGCAGGTGGGGGGCCCGGACGCTGGATCTTGATTTACTTCTCTTGAACGATGAGGTCATTCGGGATGAGGGGCTGGAAGTCCCTCATCCAAGAATGTTGGAGAGGCTCTTTGTCCTCGTGCCGCTCGCCGAAGTAGCCCCCGGATGGCTCGTGCCCGGCACGGACAAAACCATCGCCCAGCATCTCGATGCGCTGCGGCGTTCAATGAATTCCTAG
- a CDS encoding site-specific DNA-methyltransferase: protein MTAKLSRADWLTFAQALPRASIDVLYADPPFNTGKPRTGLRGHSARYRDAWPTNGHYIRWLRERLQATLPALKPTANILLHIDYRTSHHVRLLLDELLGPDRFVNHLIWSYGLGGSSPRCFARKHDDILFYCVNPKKYYFHPPRVPATSRRMQGQTKKATDILDIPSLNNMATERTGYPTQKPLALLELLVEACSPPGGTVLDPCCGSGTTLVAAKNLGRIGIGCDQSAAAVRTAKKRLASNEFRTISRTNLSLHPIDT, encoded by the coding sequence ATGACCGCCAAGCTCTCGAGAGCGGACTGGCTCACCTTCGCGCAAGCTCTCCCGCGCGCGAGTATTGACGTTCTCTACGCCGACCCGCCTTTCAACACCGGAAAGCCTCGCACGGGGCTACGAGGCCACTCCGCCCGCTATCGCGACGCCTGGCCGACCAACGGGCACTACATCCGGTGGCTGCGCGAGCGTCTGCAGGCCACGCTTCCCGCCCTTAAGCCGACCGCCAACATTCTCCTGCACATTGACTATCGCACATCGCACCATGTCCGCCTGCTTCTCGATGAACTACTGGGCCCGGACCGCTTCGTGAATCACCTCATCTGGTCCTATGGGCTCGGCGGCTCGTCCCCTCGCTGCTTTGCCCGGAAGCACGACGACATCCTTTTCTACTGCGTGAATCCCAAGAAGTACTATTTCCACCCGCCGCGCGTCCCCGCCACCAGCCGCCGCATGCAGGGGCAAACCAAAAAGGCCACCGACATCCTCGACATTCCTTCGCTCAACAACATGGCGACGGAGCGCACCGGATACCCGACCCAAAAGCCCCTCGCGCTGCTCGAACTTCTTGTCGAAGCATGCTCGCCCCCGGGCGGAACCGTGCTCGATCCGTGCTGCGGCAGCGGCACCACCCTTGTCGCGGCAAAGAATCTCGGCAGAATCGGAATCGGCTGCGATCAATCCGCCGCGGCGGTGCGAACAGCGAAGAAGCGGCTGGCATCCAATGAATTCCGGACAATCTCGCGAACAAATCTTTCCCTTCATCCGATCGATACCTGA
- the asnB gene encoding asparagine synthase (glutamine-hydrolyzing) has protein sequence MCGIAGILRVHPLGSEVPPPDVAIPESWLDVLDESIKHRGPDGQGRFRDRATRPDGSVVDVAFVHRRLAIIDLACGQQPMVSERGPYPEKPRNGRVAVVFNGCIYNHRELRKELQSAGHKFVTDHSDTEVLIHGWREWGLEIHRHLDGMYAFSIWDHASAGIYSAVDLVGEKPLYTFSDWPRHTLCAFASTIPALARFQRAFGITPRADTHPMGFSDLLAYGFLSDDGSLGYTPIELVRRVSPRSPIGIFATRGSVRPEPCNPDPARLPAFSVRNSESPEAINAGNVEDILNRAVESRLRSDVPTGCFLSGGIDSSLMSILAKKLIGELQTFCVRMPRLEYDESPIAGLVAKHIGSVHQTLDCHGDPSGDVIQLIRQLGLPFGDSSLLPTHWVSRAARDAIGVAISGDGGDELFGGYERYRAAQLLQRFASFLRMVPSMTRYRRREKSRMTRIGRLVQAAKEGGYPALLMIFPPSELRQLASFPGRKPWEDDPRGDSVSQAMRFDILNYLPGDLLTKVDTASMAVALEVRAPFLATEIVRRSMMTPVSALMPHGERKGLLKAVARKYLPDEIVDRPKMGFSIPIGEWFRTDYGGMKQLLLDTLNSADPFPEDILGIRINRTFIARMVEDHMDRRRDHSQRLYMLLVLAIWSDWLRGLSGTIRN, from the coding sequence ATGTGCGGCATCGCGGGAATCCTGAGAGTCCATCCGCTGGGGAGCGAAGTGCCTCCTCCGGACGTGGCGATTCCCGAATCCTGGCTCGACGTCCTCGATGAGTCGATCAAGCACCGTGGGCCTGACGGGCAGGGTCGTTTCCGCGATCGCGCCACGAGACCGGACGGCAGCGTTGTCGATGTCGCGTTTGTGCATCGCCGACTCGCGATCATCGACCTCGCCTGCGGGCAACAACCGATGGTCAGCGAGCGAGGGCCGTACCCCGAAAAGCCCCGCAATGGCCGCGTCGCGGTTGTTTTCAATGGGTGCATTTACAACCACCGCGAATTGAGAAAAGAACTACAAAGCGCGGGACACAAGTTCGTCACGGACCACAGCGATACCGAAGTGCTGATCCACGGCTGGCGCGAATGGGGACTGGAGATCCACCGGCACTTGGATGGAATGTACGCTTTTTCGATCTGGGATCATGCGAGTGCCGGGATCTATTCCGCCGTCGACCTGGTGGGCGAAAAACCCCTGTACACCTTCAGCGACTGGCCGCGGCACACTTTGTGCGCATTCGCGAGCACCATCCCTGCGTTGGCGCGATTCCAAAGAGCGTTCGGAATCACGCCCCGCGCCGACACTCATCCGATGGGGTTCTCCGATCTGTTGGCCTACGGCTTTCTTTCCGACGATGGGAGCTTGGGGTATACCCCGATCGAACTCGTGCGACGAGTTTCACCACGAAGCCCCATCGGCATCTTCGCAACACGCGGATCGGTCCGGCCCGAACCCTGCAATCCCGATCCGGCTCGTCTTCCCGCGTTCTCCGTCAGGAACTCCGAGAGCCCAGAAGCCATCAACGCCGGCAATGTCGAGGACATTCTCAATCGCGCTGTGGAATCGCGACTCCGCTCCGATGTTCCGACGGGGTGTTTTCTCTCGGGTGGCATTGATTCGTCTCTGATGAGCATTCTGGCAAAGAAGCTGATTGGCGAATTGCAAACGTTTTGTGTTCGAATGCCCCGACTGGAATACGACGAAAGCCCGATCGCCGGGCTGGTTGCGAAGCACATCGGATCGGTCCATCAGACGCTTGATTGCCACGGCGATCCGAGCGGCGACGTCATTCAACTCATCCGGCAACTCGGCCTGCCGTTCGGAGATTCATCGCTCCTGCCGACGCACTGGGTTTCTCGCGCCGCGAGAGATGCGATCGGCGTCGCGATCAGCGGCGATGGCGGCGATGAGTTGTTTGGCGGGTACGAACGCTACCGAGCAGCCCAACTGCTGCAGCGGTTCGCTTCGTTTCTTCGAATGGTTCCTTCCATGACGAGGTACCGGCGGCGCGAAAAAAGTCGGATGACGCGAATCGGAAGACTGGTTCAAGCAGCAAAGGAGGGCGGCTACCCCGCGTTGCTGATGATCTTTCCTCCATCAGAGCTTCGGCAGCTGGCAAGCTTCCCCGGCCGCAAGCCGTGGGAGGACGATCCTCGCGGCGACTCCGTTTCGCAGGCGATGCGTTTCGATATTCTCAACTATCTTCCCGGCGATCTGCTTACCAAAGTCGATACCGCCTCAATGGCTGTTGCGCTCGAAGTTCGCGCCCCTTTTCTTGCGACCGAAATCGTTCGAAGAAGCATGATGACTCCGGTGAGCGCGCTCATGCCCCATGGCGAGCGCAAAGGCCTTCTCAAAGCCGTCGCCCGCAAATACCTCCCCGACGAGATCGTCGATCGCCCCAAGATGGGTTTTTCGATTCCAATCGGCGAGTGGTTTCGCACCGATTACGGGGGGATGAAACAGCTCCTGCTCGACACGCTGAACAGCGCGGACCCCTTCCCGGAAGACATCCTGGGCATCCGGATAAACCGGACTTTCATCGCCCGGATGGTCGAAGACCACATGGACCGCCGCCGCGACCATTCGCAGCGCCTCTACATGCTGCTCGTGCTCGCGATCTGGTCGGATTGGCTTCGCGGGCTTTCGGGCACGATCCGGAACTAG